In Burkholderia sp. WP9, a genomic segment contains:
- a CDS encoding SIR2 family protein, translating to MNSTLRGAYWDGHKLPTMVDKVVNATLKLRMKRLMGESRGPLVFCEKCAERFSEHLSNPKIVFEVFSKLSCKLCDLRLAKERSELTKSCETFLWEYPQSNDEAYWKLADVLQIRDFADLDPTPAHYYLAFLVREGLISELVTTNYDCNLERAYLNTWLGSQTLSSNTVIRRIYDLDTFAESAALNAEWHPGEDTPHILKAYKINGCAAQLKECCTHAADILLTASQLQDWRKRKWAADFFRTKVRSAALVTIGFGSDEPQVVHTLQQVLEEFSGLGLRNDGQPQPLYEAANAPVVTTYEHNPSFQQMQLVYGFSTWWSGIPTNGADLVLGPYQRAKSLTSSDEPETVPDCLPADDLWRDIFQAVYARLVSKKLRAAAISQNAAFTAAVPDADRLLVLLAAQLDSCTESQLTNPGSPPHWLVSLESTDDPRMARRPWLTRCLTHIRLGSTAPTKYCAINDHSSLIAEMALIFELLQIAQARARDENTGIGDSSHRIWDEVSLAPDARIEVRSSGVGGTASFYISRNTQPSVRQFDEMICESTPVQRLELVVGAAGAKVRQLGERRIYLKQGSEIVPVVITRVDWRALFPTSTRAGSIAEAADHLADAISFPTKYRRRLDLSIRRNPSFERRI from the coding sequence ATGAACTCAACCCTGCGAGGCGCTTACTGGGACGGGCACAAGCTTCCTACAATGGTCGACAAGGTCGTCAACGCTACGCTGAAATTACGCATGAAGAGGCTCATGGGCGAATCGCGTGGCCCCCTTGTATTTTGCGAAAAATGTGCAGAACGCTTTTCCGAACACCTATCAAATCCAAAGATCGTGTTTGAAGTGTTCTCCAAGCTGAGTTGCAAACTCTGTGACTTGCGGTTGGCTAAAGAGAGAAGCGAGCTAACAAAGAGCTGTGAAACATTCCTTTGGGAATACCCGCAGAGTAATGACGAAGCCTATTGGAAACTTGCTGACGTGCTTCAAATCCGTGATTTCGCGGACCTGGATCCGACGCCTGCTCACTACTATCTGGCCTTCCTTGTCCGAGAAGGGTTGATTTCCGAGCTGGTGACGACTAACTACGACTGCAATCTTGAACGAGCGTATCTCAACACGTGGCTGGGTTCCCAAACCCTGTCTTCCAACACGGTCATCCGTCGGATCTACGACTTGGATACCTTCGCCGAAAGCGCGGCGCTAAACGCGGAGTGGCATCCAGGCGAGGACACCCCTCACATTCTGAAAGCCTACAAGATCAATGGTTGTGCCGCACAACTCAAAGAATGTTGTACGCATGCAGCAGATATCTTATTGACAGCATCTCAACTTCAGGACTGGAGAAAACGCAAGTGGGCTGCGGATTTTTTTCGAACCAAGGTGCGTAGCGCCGCACTCGTCACCATCGGATTTGGTAGTGACGAGCCACAAGTGGTTCACACGTTGCAGCAGGTTCTTGAGGAATTTTCTGGACTCGGACTTCGAAACGACGGGCAGCCGCAACCCCTTTACGAGGCGGCGAACGCTCCTGTGGTCACCACCTACGAACACAATCCCAGCTTCCAGCAGATGCAACTGGTCTACGGCTTTTCGACTTGGTGGTCCGGCATCCCCACGAACGGGGCTGACCTTGTACTCGGTCCCTACCAGCGTGCAAAATCACTTACATCGTCCGACGAACCCGAGACGGTTCCAGACTGCCTGCCGGCTGATGACCTATGGCGAGACATATTTCAAGCTGTCTACGCGCGGCTCGTGTCGAAAAAGTTGCGCGCCGCCGCAATCAGCCAAAACGCCGCATTTACAGCAGCTGTTCCTGACGCAGATAGACTGCTCGTCCTGCTTGCCGCTCAGCTCGACAGTTGCACCGAAAGCCAACTGACGAACCCGGGAAGCCCGCCTCATTGGCTAGTATCCTTGGAATCGACAGACGACCCTAGAATGGCACGTCGCCCATGGTTGACTCGCTGCTTGACCCATATTCGGCTCGGCTCAACCGCGCCCACCAAGTATTGTGCGATCAACGACCACAGCAGTCTTATAGCAGAAATGGCACTTATATTTGAACTGCTCCAAATCGCTCAAGCACGCGCGCGGGACGAAAACACGGGAATCGGTGATTCAAGTCATCGCATATGGGACGAAGTGAGTCTCGCGCCAGATGCACGGATTGAAGTGCGGTCAAGTGGCGTCGGTGGAACGGCGAGCTTCTATATCAGCCGAAATACTCAGCCTAGCGTTCGTCAGTTTGACGAAATGATCTGTGAGTCTACGCCTGTACAACGTCTGGAATTGGTCGTTGGCGCGGCGGGAGCAAAGGTGCGCCAATTGGGAGAGCGGCGCATCTACCTAAAACAAGGTTCGGAGATCGTTCCGGTGGTAATCACACGCGTCGACTGGCGCGCGCTGTTTCCTACTTCTACACGAGCTGGATCGATTGCTGAGGCAGCAGACCATCTGGCGGATGCCATATCATTCCCCACCAAATATCGCCGCAGACTCGATTTGAGTATTCGGCGAAACCCAAGTTTTGAACGGAGGATCTAA